In Saimiri boliviensis isolate mSaiBol1 chromosome 12, mSaiBol1.pri, whole genome shotgun sequence, one genomic interval encodes:
- the GSTO1 gene encoding glutathione S-transferase omega-1: protein MSGESARSLGKGSAPPGPVPQGLIRVYSMRFCPFAERTRLVLKAKGIRHEVININLKNKPEWFFKKNPFGLVPVLENSQGQLIYESAITCEYLDEAYPGKKLFPDDPYEKACQKMVFELFSKVPSLVGSFIRSQNKEDCAGLKEEFRKEFSKLEEVLTNKKTTFFGGSSISMIDYLIWPWFERLEAMKLNECVDHTPKLKLWMAAMKEDPTVSALLTSVKDWQGFLELYLQNSPEACDYGL, encoded by the exons ATGTCCGGGGAGTCAGCCAGGAGCCTGGGGAAGG GAAGCGCGCCCCCAGGGCCGGTCCCACAGGGCCTGATCCGCGTCTACAGCATGAGGTTCTGCCCGTTTGCTGAGAGGACGCGTCTGGTTCTGAAGGCCAAGGGAATCAG GCATGAAGTCATCAATATCAACCTGAAAAATAAGCCTGAGTGGTTCTTTAAGAAAAATCCCTTTGGTCTGGTGCCAGTTTTGGAAAACAGTCAGGGACAGCTGATCTATGAGTCTGCCATCACTTGTGAGTACCTGGATGAAGCATACCCAGGGAAGAAGCTGTTTCCTGATGACCCCTATGAGAAAGCCTGCCAGAAGATGGTCTTTGAGTTGTTTTCTAAG GTGCCATCCTTGGTAGGAAGCTTTATTAGAAGCCAAAATAAGGAAGACTGTGCTGGCCTAAAAGAAGAATTTCGTAAAGAATTTAGCAAGCTAGAGGAG GTTCTGACTAATAAGAAGACAACCTTCTTTGGTGGCAGTTCTATCTCGATGATTGATTACCTCATCTGGCCCTGGTTTGAACGGCTGGAAGCAATGAAGTTAAATGA GTGTGTAGATCACACTCCAAAACTTAAACTGTGGATGGCAGCCATGAAGGAAGATCCCACAGTCTCAGCCCTGCTCACTAGTGTGAAGGACTGGCAAGGTTTCCTAGAGCTGTACTTACAGAACAGCCCTGAGGCCTGTGACTATGGGCTCTGA